AGCCCGACCGTTGGGCCAATATTCACGGCATGTACCGCTGATCCAGGGCTGTTTGAAACCTGACCGGTCATAACCCCGAGGCCGAGCGCGCCGTAAAGCTCCCATGAATTGGCAATCGGCATGCCGTAAATCCCCCGCAGGCGGATCGTGGCACTGTGCGAGCAAAAGTAAGAGCCAGTTGCGCCCGGCGTCGGGCAGGTATTGCCATTTGTAGTATTTTTAAGGGCACCGTCTGTTGGAACATCGGCATCAACCTCGGCAGCGGCAAAACCTGATGCAAAGTCCCAACGATAACCACCCGTCAGGCCGATCATCGGGGATTTCAGTTCAGATGAAGGGTTTGTGCCCGCTGAGTCTACGGATTTTGCCTTTGAGTAACCCAGACCAATCCCGAAATATGCACCATCTGCACTGGCGGCTGTTGCGGCCATGCAGGTTGTGAGTGCCAGTGCTGCCAAAACTTTTATCATTTTCAATCCTGTGTTTGGCGAGAACGCGAATACGGAATTGATGCGAGATTACACAAAAACGACGAGTTATCAAGAAGAACGCGTGTTCGTGCGTCTTGATACGGCTGTTGTTTGGGCGGTTGCGGGTATGTTTCTTGGTAGTGTCGCATTCGCAGCGATAGCACGCTCCGTCCCGCACTGCCGACATCCCAAATGAAGATGCTCTCGCAGAAATCTTCGAGGGCATTTCTTGTTAAAATCAACGATGCGCTGGAGGCGTCGCATAGCGGTTCAACACATCCGTTAAGGGGCGGCCCGTAATGAGCCGCCCCTTAAGTGTTGTCCGTCGATCGCTTTAATGCGCCGGGTGCTTGTCCCAGACCTCCGGCTGCGGAAGCTGCTCAAACGTATGTTCGGGAACTGGCGTTGGCAGGGTCCATTCCAGCGTATCGGCGTATTCGTTCCAGTAGTTCGCCCGTGTCTCGCGCTTGCCCCACAGCAATGTGTAGAAGATCAGCGCAATAAACACGATCAGCGACGCAAAGCTCAGGAACGCGCCAAGGCTGGAGAGGTGGTTCCAGAAGGCGAAGGCTTCGGGGTAGTCGATATAGCGGCGTGGCATCCCCTGCCGCCCGAGGAAGTGCTGCGGGAAGAAGGTCAGGTTGGCACCGATGAAGAACATCCAGAAATGCAGCTTCCCGGCCCATTCGGGGTATTGCCGCCCCGACATCTTCGCCAGCCAGTAATAAACCCCGGCGATCAATGCAAACACCGCACCGATGCTCATCACGTAATGGAAGTGCGCCACCACGTAATAGGTATCGTGATAAGCCCGATCCACGCTGGCCTGTGCCAGCACCACGCCGGTCACGCCGCCCAAAGTGAACAGGAAGACGAAGCCGATTGCGAACAACATCGGCGTCTTGAACTGAACCGAGCCACCCCACATGGTTGCAAGCCACGAGAACACCTTGATCCCCGTTGGAACCGCGATGGTGACAGAGGCAATCTGGAAGTAGCTTTGTTGCGAGATCGACATCCCGGCGATGAACATGTGGTGCGCCCAGACCAGAAAGCCCAGCGCGCCAATGGCGATCAACGCCCAGACCATCGGCAGGTAGCCGAAGATCGGTTTGCGCGAGAAGGTCGCGGCAATATGGCTGATGATGCCAAAGCCGGGCAACACCACGATGTAAACCTCAGGGTGGCCAAAGAACCAGAACAGGTGCTGGTAAAGCAGCGGGTCACCGCCGCCCGAGGCATCAAAGAACGTGGTCCCGAAGTTGCGGTCGGTCAGCAACATCGTCACCGCCCCGGCCAGAACCGGCACAGCCATCAGCAGCATCCACGCGGTGATGAAGATCGACCACGCAAACAGCGGCACCTTAAACAGCGTCATGCCCGGCGCGCGCATGTTGAGGAAGGTGGTGATCATGTTGATCGCACCCAAGATCGAACTGGCACCGGAGACGTGAATGGCAAAAATCGCGAGATCCATCGACATGCCGCTATCATGCACCGAAAGCGGCGCATAAAGCGTCCAGCCGACACCTGCGCCATGCTGCCCGTCCCCGCCTGGAGCGAAGAAAGAGGCAAACGCAAGCCCCGTGCCCGCAACGAACAGCCAATAGCTGAGGTTATTCAGCCGCGGGAACGCCATGTCCGGGGCACCGATCATCAACGGCATGAAATAGTTGCCAAAACCACCGAAGAGGGCGGGAATAACCACGAAGAACATCATCAGCACACCGTGATAGGTGACCATGATGTTCCACATATGCCCGTTCGGCGTGCAGGTCGCTGCCGATGGCCAGAACCGCATCCCTTCGAGGCACATGAACTGCACCCCCGGCTCCATCAGTTCCATGCGCATGTAAACCGAGATTATCGCCGCAATCACCCCCACGCCCGCAGACGTAAAGAGATAGAGAATGCCAATATCCTTGTGGTTGGTAGACATGAACCAACGGGTGAAAAACCCCCGATGTTCGTGGGGTTGGTCGAGTGTTGCTTCGCTCATCGGGGCCTCCGTTGGGGCGATTTCGAATTCAATTGTGTATGATGGCTTCGAACCGCGGGAAAATCAGATCGCTTCCGCGCGTAGTCTGCACCATTTTCTGCCCTGATCCGAACATGGCATTTTGCCGCGCATGGGATGGCTGCGTAAGGCCGCCCGCCAGCCGGGCGCGCAAGCGGTGCAAAGCAGTGTTTCACCGCGCTCAGAATTGCAGTGATACCGCGAAAATAAGGGTGAAACGCCTTGAAAACAGTCACCATGGCTTGCTCCATAACGGCACGCCTCAAGGGCATTCGGCTGCCTGAGGCGGGGGCCGCAATCGGGAATGGAAATTTGCAATGCCAGTTATCGCGCGCTATAATAAGTATTGTCAATACCGATTAACCCGTCGCATTGCCCCGAGTCGCACAGTCTGCCGAGCGCCGTTTCACGCGCCAAGCCGGACGGTTAAGGCGAAAGCGGTGCGCGGTGATTGTGCGGCTGCGATAGTGCGTGTGCCCTACCGGCAATTTTACCGCCGCCCGCTGGAAAGGAGGCTCCCCCATGGCCATGAGCGACCCCAAAATCGAAATCGGCCCTGACAAGATTCAGATCGACGCCGAAATCGTCGCACGAACACTGAAGATCACACCCCAAGATTTGCGCGACAGGATGCGCGATGGCACCATCACCAGCCAGTTTGAGCGTGGCGAAGGCAGCGATGAAGGCCGGGTGCGGCTGACCTTCTATTCCGCCACGCACCGCGCCCGGATCATCGCCGATACGGCTGGCACCGTCCTTTCGCGCAGCGTGGCGCATTACGGCCGCCCGACAATCCCGGCAGCGCCCAAAGACGAAAGCGTGCCACCCAACAACTCTGCGACCCCCCACAAACACGACGCCCTGCTTGACGCCGCCTTGCCGAGCCCTGTTCCCGCCAGCGATGCCGTTGCCATCAATTTCAACCCGCCCGCCCCCGCGCGCAGCACCCATCAAAAGAAGAAAGAAACAGACCAATGATTGCCGAACATTTTGTTGAAAAAGCCGCCTCACGCCCTGCCCCGTTCGCACCGGCACAGGCCCTGACTCCGCATCTGAGCCTTGCGCATCAAAGCGCATGGTTGTTTCTGGCTTCGGGCGCACTTGCCCTGCTGGGCGCGATATACGCCTGATCCGCAATCCTCAGACGCCACAAGGAGAAAACTCATGGCAGACACGCTCTTCCCCACCAATACAGGCTCGCTCGCCAAAAAGCGCAAAGACCTGACACCGGAGGCATCAAAGGCGTTTCAGGCGTTTAGCCAAGCGGTGTTTGCCGATGGCGCGCTGGACGCCAAGACCAAACAATTGATCGCCGTGGCGGTGGCCCATGTCACGCAATGCCCCTATTGCATCAAGGGCCATACCAAAGCAGCCTTGCGCCAGCACGCCAGCGAGGCCGAAATCATGGAAGCGATCTGGGTTGCCGCCGAAATGCGCGCGGGCGGTGCCTATGCCCATTCCGTGCTGGCGCTCGATGAGATGGAAAAAGCAGGCGCGTAGGAAAACCGCCCCAAGCGTGACGACCCCCACGTCAGAACCTTTCGTTTGAATCGAGCGTTTTCACGCGCTGCAATTCTTGAGCGGCAAATCAAACCCCTCCGGCGCGGCCAGAGCATTGCCCGACCCCGCCGAAGCCGGTTCGCCAAAGCGTCCCGCCGAAAACCTGACCCACGGGCTTTTGGCGCAGCGCAGCGCAACATACGTGCACCCGCACGCGCCGCGCCTTTCCCCGCAGTCTCAGGGCAAAGGCGTGACACATTAGCGCAGAAAACACCGCCCGCAAAAATTTCCCGCCCGCAAAGCCCAACTGCGATTTTCGCCTTGTTTCCTAAGCCGACCCTCTCTAAACGGGTCGGCGGAGACGTGGCCGAGTGGTCGAAGGCGCTCCCCTGCTAAGGGAGTAAACGGGGAACCGTTTCGAGGGTTCGAATCCCTTCGTCTCCGCCACTATCCCCTTTTAGTTGTTATTGACTGCAAAACTTGAAGGGCGATTGTCGCTTTGCATGTAGTGGTGCATGTCGCGGATTTGGCTGGAAACAACGCCCCGGCAGCGCGAACCGATCACGCATTCGTGATGGCTTGTGGTGGGCTAGGTGTTAGTATCCTCTCATCTTCGAGGAATTAACTACTTGGTTTGGAGTATATGAAAAGAGTTGATCTACAAAACCTCTCGATTGGAAAGTTAGAGGCTGCGCAGGTTTTGGCTCAAAACAAGCGTTGGTCTAACGCTTACTATTTGGCTGGTTATTCAATCGAACTTGCATTGAAAGCCTGCGTCGCAAAGTTCATTTCTGCAGACACTATTCCTGATAAAAATCTTATCAACAAAGTTTACACTCATCAAATTACGGAGTTGCTTGGTCTCGCAGGATTGAAATCAGATTTTGATATTCGGAAGAAAGATGACACGACCTTCGCAGCGAACTGGGCTATTTGCTCTGAATGGTCGCCAGAGGCTCGATACAAAGATATGAGTGCAGCTGAAGCAACTTTCTTGCTCGTCGCGATTTCTGATAACACACATGGAGTATTACCGTGGATCAAGACTTACTGGTGAAAGAGGCTCAAAAGCTGACTCGCTTTTTAGACACAACAAAGGCAGCACCAAAGGCTGTTATGTTAGTCATATCTCAAGAAACTCAGAATTGGCGGCTCTGGATTGTTCCAGCCGATGAAGCCATAAACAAGCAGGAGTTCTATCGGATTGTAGCCGAAACAATTTCTGCTAACGGCATTTCAGGAATTGACGTGGGATCCGTAGAACTGTCCAGTTCGAAGAACCCCGCGATGATGGCAATGGGAAGCATGTTGCGCGCAGACGGCATTGGTAGTTCATTTATGTCAAATAATACGTTCAATGGCGTTCTGCTGCCCGATGGGGTCGTGATCCGAATGGCTCTATAGCCTGCTGTCTTGAAACGGCTATTCGTTAGAAACAGGTTGCGGGGATGCCCACAATCAAGCGGTCGGCCTCGGAATCAACGCCCGCAGACCATAGGCTGTGCATTAACGCGGTCGGCGGCAACAATTCGACGCTGTGCCAAAAGCACGTCCCTTAACCTGACTGGCAGCGGCTGTTCAGAATGGGATGCCCCCGCAATTCCCCAATGGTAAAAAGTGTCATGCGAAAGGTATTTCGCCATTCCGATTGTTCTTTTTCCGACTATTGCCAACGCAGCCCAAGTCTTCGAAGCGACGCGGCGCCGTCCCAAGACAAAAGACCCGGCCGATGACGTTTGATTTCGCCGCACCGTGCCGCGCCGTGCCGGGGTATCCGTGGCGGCCTTGGCCGGGCAAGACACCGACATAGGGAACAGATTTATGACCCACGGGTCGCCCTGAAAAAGCTTGCAAAACCATGACTTACAGGCCAAGAACAATCCATGAACGGTTATCAGTTTACCCTCGCTGGTGCAGAACTCGAAGCGCGCGGGTCGGGCGCGCTCTATTGGGCCGACCAGAATTTGCTCTGCGTTTCTGATCTGCGCTTGGGCACATCGGGGCGCGCCTCTTGGCATGGCGGTGCAGACTTGCCACCCTATGAGACCCAAGACACCCTGTCGCGGCTCGATGCGGAACTGGCCGCAACCCAAGCCGACACGGTGATCTGCCTTGGCGGCAGTTTCGGCGACCACGCCACCACCCACAGCCTGCCAGAGAAAGACAGGCTCTGGATTGCGCGGCTTCAGGCCGGGCGGCGCTGGGTCTGGATCGAAGGCACGCATCCCCCGGCCCTGTTGACCTTGGCGGCACGCATCTGGCCGAATTGCCGCTGCATCCGCTTAGCTTCCGCCACATCGCACAACCCGGCCAATCGGGGGAGCTCTCAGGCCATTACCACCCCAAGGCCCGGCTCCCCACCAAGGGCGGTTCAATCACCCGGCCCTGCTTTCTGATCGACGGTGACCGCGTCATTCTACCGGCTTTTGGCGTTGACAGTGGCGGGCTGAGTGCCGATCACGCGCCCCTCACTGCGCTGATGCGCCCCGAGGCCATTGCCGTGCTTACCGGCCCGTTCCCGTCGCCCATTCCGATACCACGCTAAGCGCGCGCCATTCAGAGAACGCCCATGCTTTCAAGTCCGGGGCGATACTTCTTGCCCACAGGCACCCGGTCGCCATTAACCAGCAGCAGGAACGTCCGATTACCATCCTGCTCCACTCCCTCAATGGCAGCGGCCGCCACCCAGTGCGAGCGATGCGTGCCATAGCCGGGCACCGGCTCCATTTCAGCGATTGCATCGGCCAGCCGCATCCGGATCAACACCGCGCCCAAACGCGTCACCACCTCAACCTGATGATCGCGGCTCGAAAGCCGCAGCACTGGTGCGCGGGCGTCTTCCGGCAGGCGCAGCAACAAGCGCGGCGCACTCTCCAGCGACTGAGCCGTAGCGGTGCTGATTGACGTCCATATCTGTCGCAACACCGCAACTGGCACCGCAATGCTGATCACGTAGAGTGCTAAAACCGAAGTGTCAGGCATGTCCTGACTCGCTTGCTCACCCACGATCACCGGTGAGCCAATCCGGATCACAAAAGTCAAGACAGTCACCAAGACGACGATTGAAGCGATCTCAATCTGCCACTCCGGTCTGCGTGCCATGACGCGCCTGGTTGCGCTCCGTAACAGCCGCCCGCCAAATAACGACACCCCGACAACAATCACCCAATAGACCAGCAAAAGCGGATACGGACGAATGACTTGAGTCTGGAATGGCTTGGCGATTGACAGCACGACCGAGAGCACCCACCAAGCCGCAAGAATACGCCAATTAAAGACCCTGAGGTGCCCGGTCTCTTTTGAACTGGTGGCTTGATCAAACAACGGTACAATCGTGGGTAGCGACACTTACCCTTCACGTTTACCTTGGCTTGTAGCCCGGACGCAACCCGCCTCACAATGGTTGTGATCTTCGGTTATGGTCTGCTCAGGCGGTCAACCCCTCCGGCGCGGGCAAATCATGCGCCCGACAGCACGCCGTCACCGTGTTCGCCAACAGGCAAGCGATGGTCATCGGCCCCACCCCGCCCGGCACCGGCGTGATTGCTCCTGCCACCTGCTTGCACGACGCGAAATCGCAGTCGCCCACAAGCCGCGTCTTGCCCGCTCCGCGCTCGGGCGCATCAATGCGGTTGATGCCCACATCAATCACCACCGCACCGGGCTTAAGCCAGTCTCCCGTCACCATCTCGGCCCGGCCCACGGCGGCCACCACGATATCAGCGCGGGCGGTGACCGCTTCAATATCCTGCGTGCGCGAATGAACCAGCGTCACCGTGCAGCTATCGCGCAACAAAAGCTGCGCCATCGGCTTGCCGACAAGGTTCGACCGCCCGATCACCACCGCGTCTTTGCCAGACAGGCTTCCCAACCGGTCGCGCAGCAACATCAGACAGCCCAGCGGCGTGCAAGGTGCCATCGCCTCCTGCCCGCTCGCCAAGCGCCCGATATTAAGAATATGCAGCCCGTCGACATCCTTGGCCGGGTCGATCCGCGCCACGATCTCTGCCTCGCTCAGATGATCTGGCACCGGGAACTGACACAGAATGCCATGTACCGCGTCATCGGCATTCAACTTGTCAATCAACGCGTAAAGCTCTTCTGCGGGCGTATCGGCGGGCAGCTTGTGCTCAAAGCTGTTCATCCCCGCCTCAAGCGTCTGTTTGCCCTTGTTGCGCACGTAAACCTCGCTCGCAGGGTCTTCGCCCACAAGAATCACCGCCAATCCCGGCGTGATCGCATGTTCGGCCTTCAGCCGGGCCACATGCGCGCCAACCTTCGCGCGCACCTCTGCTGCAAACGCTTTCCCGTCGATCACTTCGGCCGCCATGCCATCCCCCTTCATTTTGCTAAAAATATCCCCGCCGGAGGCCACGGCCAAACCCGGCTCGATGCCGGGTTTGGCCGGTTTTCGCGCTCAGGACAAGCCTTCGACATCGCCTTTGGCGTTGATCTTGATGCCCAGCGCCGAAGGCTTGCTTGGCAGGCCCGGCATGGTCATGATCTCACCGCAGATCACCACCACAAACCCCGCCCCCGCGCTTAGCCGCACTTCGCGCACCGGCACCGAATGGCCGGTGGGCGCGCCGCGCAGATTGGGGTCGGTCGAGAACGAATACTGCGTCTTGGCCATGCACACCGGCAGATGCCCGAAGCCCGCGTCTTCCCACTGTCTGAGTTGGGCGCGCACCTTCTTGTCGGCCAGCACCTCATCTGCGCGGTAGATGCGTTTGGCAATGGTCTCGATCTTTTCGAAAAGACCCATCTCGTCGGGATAAAGCGGGGCGAATTGCGACACGCCGCTATCGGCAATTTCCGCCACCCGCGTGGCCAGATCGACCGTGCCTTCGCCACCCAGTTCCCAATGCCGGCACAGGATCGCTTCCGAACCCTGGCTTTGCGCATATTCTTTTACCGCCTCGATCTCTGCCGCTGTATCGGTCACGAAATGGTTGATCGCCACCACGACCGGCACCCCGAACGCCTTGAGGTTGCTGATATGCTGGCCAAGGTTCGGGCAGCCATCCTTGACCGCCTGCACGTTCTCCGGGCCAAGATCGGCCTTGGCGACGCCACCATTCATCTTCATCGCCCGCACCGTGGCCACCAGCACCACGCAATCGGGTCCAAGGCCCGCCTTGCGGCACTTGATGTTCATGAATTTCTCGGCCCCCAGATCGGCACCGAACCCGGCTTCTGTCACCACGTAATCGGCCAGCTTCAGCGCCGTTTTGGTTGCAATCACCGAGTTGCAGCCATGCGCGATATTGGCAAACGGCCCGCCATGCACGAAGGCCGGGTTATTCTCCAGCGTCTGCACCAGATTGGGCTGCATCGCGTCCTTCAACAGCACCGTCATCGCCCCGTCCGCGCCAATGTCGCGGCAATAGATCGGCTCGCGCGCGCGGGTATAGGCCACGATAATCTCGCCCAGCCGCTTTTGCAGGTCGGTAAGGTCGGTCGAAAGACACAGGATCGCCATCACTTCCGAGGCGACAGTAATATCAAACCCGGTCTGGCGCGGGAACCCGTTGGAAACCCCGCCAAGGCTGGTAACGATATCGCGCAAGGCGCGGTCGTTCATGTCCATAACCCGGCGCCACACCACCCGGCGCTCATCAATCGCCAGCTCATTGCCCCAGTAAATATGGTTGTCGATCATCGCTGAAAGCAGGTTATGAGCACTTGTGATGGCGTGAAAATCGCCGGTGAAATGCAGGTTCATCTCCTCCATCGGCACCACCTGCGCATAACCACCCCCGGCAGCCCCGCCCTT
This is a stretch of genomic DNA from Aquicoccus sp. G2-2. It encodes these proteins:
- the folD gene encoding bifunctional methylenetetrahydrofolate dehydrogenase/methenyltetrahydrofolate cyclohydrolase FolD, with the translated sequence MAAEVIDGKAFAAEVRAKVGAHVARLKAEHAITPGLAVILVGEDPASEVYVRNKGKQTLEAGMNSFEHKLPADTPAEELYALIDKLNADDAVHGILCQFPVPDHLSEAEIVARIDPAKDVDGLHILNIGRLASGQEAMAPCTPLGCLMLLRDRLGSLSGKDAVVIGRSNLVGKPMAQLLLRDSCTVTLVHSRTQDIEAVTARADIVVAAVGRAEMVTGDWLKPGAVVIDVGINRIDAPERGAGKTRLVGDCDFASCKQVAGAITPVPGGVGPMTIACLLANTVTACCRAHDLPAPEGLTA
- a CDS encoding outer membrane beta-barrel protein, with translation MAATAASADGAYFGIGLGYSKAKSVDSAGTNPSSELKSPMIGLTGGYRWDFASGFAAAEVDADVPTDGALKNTTNGNTCPTPGATGSYFCSHSATIRLRGIYGMPIANSWELYGALGLGVMTGQVSNSPGSAVHAVNIGPTVGLGIQHDLGKGKLRFELNYDHLNTNQVTGANAGFGVPHPTYTATTLKASYIFGF
- a CDS encoding formate--tetrahydrofolate ligase, yielding MSYKSDIEIAREAKKRPIQEVGAKLGIESDHLLPYGHDKAKVSQDFIQSVQGNENGKLILVTAINPTPAGEGKTTTTVGLGDGLNKIGKKAAICIREASLGPCFGMKGGAAGGGYAQVVPMEEMNLHFTGDFHAITSAHNLLSAMIDNHIYWGNELAIDERRVVWRRVMDMNDRALRDIVTSLGGVSNGFPRQTGFDITVASEVMAILCLSTDLTDLQKRLGEIIVAYTRAREPIYCRDIGADGAMTVLLKDAMQPNLVQTLENNPAFVHGGPFANIAHGCNSVIATKTALKLADYVVTEAGFGADLGAEKFMNIKCRKAGLGPDCVVLVATVRAMKMNGGVAKADLGPENVQAVKDGCPNLGQHISNLKAFGVPVVVAINHFVTDTAAEIEAVKEYAQSQGSEAILCRHWELGGEGTVDLATRVAEIADSGVSQFAPLYPDEMGLFEKIETIAKRIYRADEVLADKKVRAQLRQWEDAGFGHLPVCMAKTQYSFSTDPNLRGAPTGHSVPVREVRLSAGAGFVVVICGEIMTMPGLPSKPSALGIKINAKGDVEGLS
- a CDS encoding DUF6522 family protein, encoding MAMSDPKIEIGPDKIQIDAEIVARTLKITPQDLRDRMRDGTITSQFERGEGSDEGRVRLTFYSATHRARIIADTAGTVLSRSVAHYGRPTIPAAPKDESVPPNNSATPHKHDALLDAALPSPVPASDAVAINFNPPAPARSTHQKKKETDQ
- the ctaD gene encoding cytochrome c oxidase subunit I; translation: MSEATLDQPHEHRGFFTRWFMSTNHKDIGILYLFTSAGVGVIAAIISVYMRMELMEPGVQFMCLEGMRFWPSAATCTPNGHMWNIMVTYHGVLMMFFVVIPALFGGFGNYFMPLMIGAPDMAFPRLNNLSYWLFVAGTGLAFASFFAPGGDGQHGAGVGWTLYAPLSVHDSGMSMDLAIFAIHVSGASSILGAINMITTFLNMRAPGMTLFKVPLFAWSIFITAWMLLMAVPVLAGAVTMLLTDRNFGTTFFDASGGGDPLLYQHLFWFFGHPEVYIVVLPGFGIISHIAATFSRKPIFGYLPMVWALIAIGALGFLVWAHHMFIAGMSISQQSYFQIASVTIAVPTGIKVFSWLATMWGGSVQFKTPMLFAIGFVFLFTLGGVTGVVLAQASVDRAYHDTYYVVAHFHYVMSIGAVFALIAGVYYWLAKMSGRQYPEWAGKLHFWMFFIGANLTFFPQHFLGRQGMPRRYIDYPEAFAFWNHLSSLGAFLSFASLIVFIALIFYTLLWGKRETRANYWNEYADTLEWTLPTPVPEHTFEQLPQPEVWDKHPAH
- a CDS encoding carboxymuconolactone decarboxylase family protein; translated protein: MADTLFPTNTGSLAKKRKDLTPEASKAFQAFSQAVFADGALDAKTKQLIAVAVAHVTQCPYCIKGHTKAALRQHASEAEIMEAIWVAAEMRAGGAYAHSVLALDEMEKAGA
- a CDS encoding LytTR family DNA-binding domain-containing protein codes for the protein MARRPEWQIEIASIVVLVTVLTFVIRIGSPVIVGEQASQDMPDTSVLALYVISIAVPVAVLRQIWTSISTATAQSLESAPRLLLRLPEDARAPVLRLSSRDHQVEVVTRLGAVLIRMRLADAIAEMEPVPGYGTHRSHWVAAAAIEGVEQDGNRTFLLLVNGDRVPVGKKYRPGLESMGVL